tgaaaaaagaatcagaaaaaaaaggaaaaaccttaagaaaaaaaatgaaaaagtaaaaatagtatgcttcaatttgcattcagactccatcgttcttttttccccacatatgtattttattttttacatgtatcattaacttttttaatacacatttatgaatcatggtgggagagaaaaatcagaacaaaagggaaaaaccatgataagagaaaaaacaaacaaaaaaagtgaacatagcatgtattgattttacattcaatttccatagttgttttttttttttctggatgcagatgtattttctatccagagtttattgggattgccttggattactgaatcTCTGAGAacaaccaagtttttcatagttgatcatcttgttgttcctgtgtacaatgtattcctggttctgcttatttcactcagcatcagtatatataaatctttccaggcctttctaaaatcagcttgttcatcatttttattgaataataatattccataactttcatatacccttatttattcatccattccccaattgatgcacatctactcattttccaattctttgccaccacaaaaagcagACTCCATACTTCTTTATCTAAATGTGGATAGCATCAAGGTTGAGTTTTTTAACCCAAGTTGTAAGACTTGACATCTATTCCTATTGTATGTCATCATTTGATTCAGGCTAACCTTCTAGTCCAGAGGTGTCAAACTTGCTCCATGttcccaaatcagattaaaatgtatttgggaaatgcttaacaaaataaaagtacaatacaatatatatgttagTCAGACtgttcactggaaggtcaaacaCTGAAGCTGAAAATTAAATACTTTGACCACATAATGAGGAAATGGAACTCATTGGCAAAGCCTctgattttggaaaagaaaaagagatgacagAGGGATGATATGGATAGAGAGTGTTATGAGCAATGAGAATGAGCTTGGACAGATTTCAGGAGATAGTGGAGGACATATAACTGAAGATCTGACCAACAAAAGTCAGCATAGAACTGCCTGTTTCTATTTGAGCATCCCACCCCTGCTCTAGCCTTTCTGCATCCCTGACTGACATTCAGGTATTTCTTTGGCTTTGTGTCATTAAGGCCATATTGAGAGAGGGAGTGCCATGGGGAAAACTGTAGGCTAGAAGTTAGGGAACTGGATTGTAGTCTAGCCTCAGGCCTTAACCCCTTGAGTGGTTGTATgattaaatccctttccctttctaggtCTTAATGGTCCTGTGTATACATGGTGGAGGGGGGGGCAGAATGTCAATAAAGACTGTCACTGAGGATGTTATTAAAGATCAGCAGCAGAAGAATGGCCAGAAGTGGATGTTACTGAAACTCTTCTCTGCAGGAACTCCCCTGGGATCATTGGTGGGCAAGGTCACTAATGAGAAACCGCAAAGGTCACTTTTGATGTCTCTGAGAGTCATGGAAAGGAAAATCTCAAGTCTCCAGTGTAGGATATAGCTGCAGATCACGAGAGACAAATGTCACTAAAGGTCATCAATGGGAGATGTCATCGATGGAAAGATCCTCTGAAGGTCACCAGTGGGAGACATCACTGTGGTGGTCACCAGTGGGAATGTGACCCAACCTCACCACTGGGAGGACATTACAAAAGAACGTCATCAGGAGAGGACATCACTCGAAATATCCAGCGGGAGAAGAGGCCCCTAAGAAGGCAGTGTGCCATCCCACCTCTTTTGAACATCAGCTCACTCACTGCCACTAGAAGACCCTGGATAGGAGGGGTGCCCCTCAGGAGAACCACTTGGACAGCATCGGCAGGGTCCGGTATGTGGGGGGCTCCAGGAGGATCCGGCACGCTTTGCAGAATTCCTGATACCAGCCAGTCCTTGTTACCACCTCCAGGTGCTTCCGCCACTGGAAGTATGACAAGTAGTGCTTCTCATCTGCATCCAGCTTCATTAGGTAGGTGGCCAGTTCCTGTGGGTTCTTGAAGTCATTCACATGGATAAAGGCATCGGGCGGCAGGAAGCGCTCATAGTTGTGCCTTGGTGGCCCGTGTACCACGGGGACGGCCCAGGACTTCAGGGCATTCTGCCAAAGCTTCTCTGTGATGTAGTCCTGGTGCTGAGAGTTCTCAAAAGCCAAGTAGAACTTGTACATGGAGAGAACTCTCTGCTGATTTTCAACGGGTAATGGCAGGTGATATCTCCCATAGACGTCCACAGGCAGATAGGGCTGTAGACTCCGGAAGTACTTTACCCTCGTAGAGTCTTCATTCCAGTTACTCACCACCCAGGCCACCAGCTTGGTTTTGGGAAAGGGAGGTTGAGTCAAGGAATCGTTCTTCTGTTCCTGCCGTGGTCTGAGCCAGCCATAAGGGGTGAAGATGTCCGAGTCAGTGCGATAGGTCATAGTCAGGTTGAAGAGGCCATCCATAGCGGCGAGGTTATCTAAGTGGCTGGGTGACTCCAGGCTGAACCAAATCCAGCGCTGGCCGGCGGGCCGGGGTTCAGGGGGCAGCTGCTCGGAGGGCATGGGACTCACTTCCCGGTGGTGGATGATAACTGCGTGCGCCCGCTCATACCAAGTGCGGTTCAGTGTGATCTGGCAGTTTGCCTCCCTGGCCCAGGGGCCCAAGCAACGGAGTCCTTGAATGGAGACGAGCTCATTAAACGGCCATGTCCACAGCAGAATGGTGAACGTCGGGGTGACAAGTGGCGCGACCTGCTTAGGGGGGCAATGATTCTGCATGGACTGGGGGAGCAGGTACCAATAAGAAAGGAGGCTCAGGGTAAACAACAGTTGCAAAAGCAGGAACAGGAATAGCTGGAAATAGAAGtattttttcttgaaagatgagGCGTTCTCGGCCTTCATGGAGCAGCTGGTACTGGAAGAAAGTGGGGAAGGATGGGGCTGTGAAGCCAGTCAGGACTGAGTAAGCTCCCgtcctccccctttctcccattttcccttATTCACTTACTTCATAGTTCCTGCCGGTTCCCTATTCCTCCAACCTCTACCTCCCATCTCTTACTGTCCATCATCTCACAAAATCTCAGACTTGTAACAGGCTCTGAGGCCGTCAGTCCAATCCCTTCCCAACTGAGAATACTGTGCAGATCAttccaaaaataataacaataataaccgTTCAGTCCCAACTTGGAAATTTCCAGCGACTGGGAAACTCATTGTCTCCCATGGCCGTCCATTCCACTTCTGCAGAAGTctatttgtacttctttttcttcaACCTAAATCTACTTCTAGGTCCCTTCCAACCCTTGCTCCAAGTTCTCCCCTCTGAGCCAAAAGATGCAGTCCCTCCCAAAAGAGAGCTCTCCACTTACTTGAAGACGGATGATTTTGCCCCCTCCCGGGCTCCTCCAACCTGTGCACAGATGGCAGGCGTCGCCCTCTGGCTGGCGGAGGGCTGCTTGCCATGCCCAGGACTTACGTACCTTCCTGCTGCCCAGGGGCTCTGAGCAAATGGCTCGCGTGGGAAGGATGGGGACCACCACGCGTGCAAAACCTACATCTGGCTGTTTACCGTCTCCAGAGGGGGAAGGGcggaaactcaaaactttttttttatttttaaaaaacacaaattgtTTAATTATCTAATGGGGGggaataagattatatatatatatatatatatatatatatatatatatattaaagggatctgacaactctgagacaccactacacacctgtcagattggctaagatgacaggaacaaataacgaggggatgtgggaaaactgggacactgatgcattgttggtggagctgtgaaagaattcaaccattctggagagccatctggaaCTGTGCCTAAAGGTATAAATCAGTTTTTGATCCTACTCTACTGGGCCTGTGTCCCAAAGAAAtcgtaaaaaagggaaaagagcccacatgtgcaagaatgtttgtggcagctcttttaatAGTGGTGAGGAACTGGAAGCGGAGGGGACGCCCATCCAtcggagaacggctgaataaattgtggtatgtgaatgtaatggaatagtattgctctgtaagaaacaatcagcaggttgatttcagaaaggcctggagagacttacaggaactgatgctgagtgaaatgagcagaaccaggagatcactatacacttcaacaacaacactgtatgaggatgtgttctgatggaagtggcgcTCTCCAACAAGGAGGTGACTCCAGGCGTCTCTAACAGGCCCGTGACGGGAGCGCCATTCCCACCCAGGGAACTGTGGGGACCGGAGGTGGGTCACAGCACGGTGTTTCCACCTTTTGTCGTTTGTTGGCAAagcttcttgttttctttctcattttcccttattTATGTGACTTTCCTTGTGCAGAGCGACAAATGTAGAAACACGTACACAAGAACTGTGCATGtccaacatttttaaaaagtgtcggAGCAAGTTCTTAGCTCTCCTCCGCTCCGCCAtcacagccccccccccccaggccgtCCCCCCACACCACTGAGGATCCCGCGGGCTGTAAAGGTTGCCCCCCCACACCCCGCCCCCGCcgctcccttctccccctccccttaaAAAGCACCTACTTCTGAGGGGAACACATCACCACATGCAGGTCTCGCCAGAGGATGGAGGACCCGCAGGGCTGAGAGGGAGGACTTCCTTCCCAGACCGGAAGTAGGGGAGGGCCAGACCCCGCCCCACTCTCCACCCTCCCTCTGATTGGCCGGCTGGTCTCAGCCTGCGGGGCCGGGTGGGGAGAGAAATCCCCATCTTTGGCTCATTCTCCCCTCCAACCTTAGCCCCTGGCATCCCTGAGGAACTTTCATGAAAATCCAAAGGTTCTGAGGTTCTTGAGAGCCCAAAGGATCTGAGATTAAAGTTCTAAGAGCCTAAGATCTTAAGAGTCTGAGATTCTGAGAGTCAGATCCTAAGTGTAAGGTCCTAAGTGTAAGATTCTAAGAGTCTAAAGTTTTAAGTATAAGGTTCTAAGAGTCTAAAGTTCTAAGTGTAAGGTTCTAAGAGTCTAAAGTTCTAACTATAAGGTTCTAAGAGTCTAAAGTTCTAAGTATAAGGTTCTAAGAGTCTAAAGTTCTACGTGTAAGGTTCTAAGAGTCTAAAGCTCTAAGAGTCTGAAGTTCTAAGTGTAAGGTTCTAAGAATGTAAAGTTATAAGTATAAAGTTCTAAGAGTCTAAAGTTCTAACTATAAGGTTTTAAGAGTCTAAAGTTCTAAGTGTAAGGTTCTAAGAGTCTAAAGCTCTAAGAGTCTAAAGTTCTAAGTGTAAGGTTCTAAGAGTGTAAAGTTCTAAGTGTAAGGTTCTAAGAATCTAAAGTTCTAACTATAAGGTTCTAAGAGTGTAAAGTTCTAAGTATAAAGTTCTAAGTGTAAGGTTCTAAGAGTCTAAAGTTCTAAGAGTCTAAAGTTCTAACTATAAGGTTCTAAGAGTGTAAAGTTCTAAGTATAAAGTTCTAAGTGTAAGTTTCTAAGAGTCTAAAGTTCTAAGTGTAAGGTTCTAAGAGTGTAAAGTTCTAAGTGTAAGGTTCTAAGAATCTAAAGTTCTAACTATAAGGTTCTAAGAGTGTAAAGTTCTAAGTGTAAGGTTCTAAGAGTGTAAAGTTCTAAGTGTAAGATTCTAAGAGTATAAGGTTCTAAGAGTGTAAAGTTCTAAGTGTCAGGTTCTAAGAGTCTAAAATTCTAAGTATAAGGTTCTAAGAGTGTAAAGTTCTAACTATAAGGTTCTAAGAGTGTAAAGTTCTAAGTATAAGGTTCTAAGAGTGTAAAGTTCTAAGTGTAAGGTTCTAAGAGTGTAAAGGTCTAAGTGTAAGGTTCTAAGAGTCTAAAGTTCTAAGTATAAAGTTCTAAGAGTCTAAAGCTCTAAGAGTCTGAAGTTCTAAGTGTAAGGTTCTAAGAGTGTAAAGGTCTAAGAGTGTAAAGTTCTATGTATAAGGTTCTAAGAGTCTAAAGTTCTAAGTTTAAGGTTCTAAGAGTCTAAAGTTCTAAGTGTAAGGTTCTGACAGTCTAAAGTTCTAAGAGTGTAAAGTTCTAAGTGTAAAATTTTGAGAGTCTAAAGTTAAAGTTATAAGAGTGTAAAATCCTGAGAGTCTAAACTTGAGTCTAAAGATCTGATAGATGGAAGAGTCTACGAGGGTCTAAGTTCCAAAGTTCTGCATATCTCTAAATCTAAGTTCTAAGAGTCCGTGAAAGTCTAAGGATCTAAAGTTCTGAGACTATGAGTGTAAAGTCTGAACATCCATGATAATATGAGTCTAAACCTCTAAGTGTGTAATATTCAATCAGCCAATCATTGAACAGTCATTAAGACGAGCTTTGTGCCAAGCAGGGCATTTATGTGGCACAATAGATAAGAGTGCTaaatctggaatcaagaaaactagaattcaaatcccaaactcactagctgtgtgaccctgggcaagtcatgtaaccctatttacctcagtttcctatctgtaaaatgagctgaagacaaaccacctttgccaagaaaccctcaaatggggtcacaaaaaaatcagatacaaCTAAAAACAGTAAAACAAcaaatgtgccagacactgtgccatCCATTAGGGACATAAAGGAAGGCAAAGActgcccctgctctcaaggagctcctaGGCTGCTGGAAgtgacaacatgcaaacaattatgcaAGTgttcagtcagtcagtaaacatttattaagcacctactatgtgccagtagtCTTCTGTCCTGAGAAtagtaagaaaagcaaaaaacactcTCTGCTCTCAAAAACCTTACCGTTTTATTGGGAGGAGGGTGGCAatacatagatgatagatagatagatagaaggattGATGGATgatggacagatagatggatagataaatacgTGGATGGAaagatgatagatagacagatagattgatgaatgatggacagatgaatggatagatgatagatagaaaataataataacaaacattttttataaagGTTTACTGTGTGCCAGCTATAGTGGCTAAACACTCTACAAACatcaaaaattttacaaaatttaatttaaggttttttggttatattttacattttaccttTCCACCTTTCCTCTCTCACTCCCTTGCACTAGAGAAAGCACcaattatatgtagatatagacgTAAAACCATAAtatgcatacttctatttatcaggtttttttatggaaatgttataTAGgccctttgtaattaatttgaatatttataatactcagcGTAGCTTTTAGCCATATTTTTTCATGGATGTTTAGAACTTTAAACTCTCATAGATTCTTTTCTTGGTTCTAAGATATCATTTGATACTGATAAtgaccctgagaggtaggtgccattaatataattattttacagatgaggaaaccgaggcaaagagaggttaagcaacttgcccacaGTCATCTAGCTAGAAAGTAtcaaactggatttgaactcaggtcttcctacttGCATGTCTAAAGCTCTATTCAAGCTGGTGGTGGGGGGGtgaaaatcacatagctagtaaaagttTGTAGTTGGATTTTAACTCAAATTCAGGACTTGAGACTCATAACCCTATCCCTATGCCATCTAGTCTGAAAGGTTCTTTGGACTTAAGAGTCTAAGATTCTGGAATCACAGATCCTTAGGGATTAAATTTGAAACCCACAATTTACTTCCTTCCTAGAAAGGTGATAGACTCCAAATGTAGTAAGAGacatgtatgcatttatttttatatattttaaaattttaatagtattttattttttctaattacatgtaaagacaatgtttaacattcatttaaaaaaaaattttaagttccaaattttctccttccctctttcccttcccctctccctaaaaaaaccaagaattttaaataggttatatatgtgcaatcatgtaaaccaTATTTCTAGATTACTAAGAGTTCTATAACTTGATTGGGTGACATGGGAGACACCAGCATGGTGTGCCCGcctcagagaaggtgctatgctctatgagcaaagcagaattgaaataactcaaaagaaacccgatatgtgcaaagttagagaatccatccTAAACATTCATATGCACTATTAGTGCAGAACCCATAGTAGAGCATTCCACGCTCgttttggtctgatcagccacagtcagacacattgtaacttgattctaacatagtgatgccatttccatattagtcatattgtacaagaagaaacaaaccaaaaggggaaaaaatgataaaaataaagtgaaaatagtatatttcaatctgcattcacaTTCCATCAACTCTTTTTTTGGCTGTGGCCAAAATAAGCATTTTCCAccttgagtcctttggaattgttttaggtCATTGTATTATGAGAAAAGCTGAGTTATTTATAGTTGAACATCGttcaatgttgttgttactgtatacaatgttttcctggttctgctcacttcactcagtattagttcatgtcaatctttttctgaaatccatctgttcatcatttcttctagcacaatagtattctattacattaacataccacaacttgttcagtcattccccaatcaacgagcatcctcttaatttccaattctttgctaccataaaaagattATGCATGCATTTTTGACATGACCTGGGAATTTGTTATGCATATTTTTAAGAgggatttatttttcatgttgtttgttgttgCTAAATGTGTTGAAGGAGGCTACAGTAGGAGCAAGAGATAACAAACGTgtgtaaaaatgaatgaatggacaagtacataaatatattaataaaaagataaagatcaATAGATGAGCAGATGAACAAACCaactaatgaatgaatgaaagacttATACTTTTAGAAACTTGGGATCATGAAGCCTTAGAACCTCTTGCTATTCCTCACATGATAGACTCCATCTCTTCATTCCGGGCATTTCCATTGGCTGTTCCCCCctccctggaatgctctcctccATCATTCCtgttctgcctcctggcttccatGGCTTTTTTCAAGTTTCCACTAAAATCCTTCTTTCTGTAGGAgtctttctttccccttaaagctagtaccttccctctgagaGGACCTCTAATTTAATCTAACTCATAGAGTTAGAATTATAGACGcttaaattcttaaaattcttGGAACCTTAGATTATACTTATAGACGTGTTAGACTTACAGACTAATAGAACTTGAGCCTTGCAGACTCTTAGAACCTTTAGAATCATATTCTTAGAACGTTAGACTTAAGGACTCTTAGGATCTTTATTAAGTTTTAGGATCTTATAATTTTACATTCCTAGCACCTTAGACATATAGACTCTTGATACCGTAGACTTATATATTCTTAGACAataaatcaattaacatttattgagttcctactttctgtcaggcactatgctaagatacaaagagaagcaaaaagctgtccttgtcttcaaggaactttcAAGCAAATGGAggagagataacatgtaaacaaatatatatacataatgcaaattatatacaggataaataggtaATAACAGAGAAGAAGCATTAGAATTAAAAAAGATtgggaaagaaagatgaaattttagttgggatttaactgaagccagggaagtcagtaggTGGAGTTGAGGAGGCAGAACATACCAGTCATGTGAGACAGCCAGAGAAATTGCCTAAAGCCTAGAAGTGTTTTGTTCCTGGAACAGTCAATAGACCAGTGTCACTAGATTGAAGAGTATATATCAGGGAATCGGGTGTAAgtaaactggaaaggtaggaggggttAGATTATGAAGGgcattaaatgccaaacaaaacattttgtatttgatcctggaggcacaCACTGGAATGTGTGGGAGTGGGGTGgggtagggaagggaaggaatgacATGGGACCtgggctttaggaaaattactttggcaggtAACTAAAATTGGGAGAGACTTGCGGCAGACAGACCCACCAGCAAACTACTGCACTGGTCCAAGGATGTGTTGTAGAGGACCTGTATTAGAGGGGTGTCagtgggaaaggagggaagacaTGTAGATGAGAGATATTGTAGAAATTAAATAGACTAGCCTTAGCAACAGCTGGGATTATGGGGGTGAGAATTTCATGATGACCCCTAAGTTTTGAGCCTGAGGGACTGGGAGAAGAGTATTGCTCTCTATAGTAATAGGAGAAGTAGGAGatggggaaagataataaattctgttttgaacatagCAAGTTTAAGTTGTCTACTGAACATCTGATTAGAGATGTCTAGAAGACATTTGGAGGTGAGAGATTGGAGATCAATAGAGATTGATTTAAGAATCTTTGGCATtggagatggtaattaaatccttGGAAGCTGATCAACGAGAGAGGTcatataaagggagaagaaaagaggtccCAGGACAGAACACTGGGGTAGGGAAGAGATACCTGAGGTTAGAAAGTATCATCTGGAGGAGGATTCAGCAGAGGAGACAAGAGGAGTGGTCAGAGAGGTAGAAGGAGTACCAGGAGAGAGGAGTGTTGTGAAAATCTAGAGAGAACAGAGTATAAAGAGAGaatgatcaacagtgtcaaaggctgcaaAGAGGTCAAGAATGAGGATGGAGAAATGGCCTTTGGATTTTGCAACTGAGAGATCATtgttaactttggagagagtagtgTTGGTGGAAGGATAAAGTCAGCAGCTGTAGTGTGggattaactacaaaggacaaaagagagaggagaagatcCCAGGGACAGAAGGATCCAAGTGGGGGTTTTCTGAGGAGGAGATATGGGCATGATGGCAGGCAGTGGGGAATGAGCTAGTAGACAGGGAAAggttgaaaataagtgaaagagtggGAGGAATCTGTTCAAAGAAATGGGATTGAATGGGATCACTGGGCATATAGGAGGTTAGCCTTGGTAAATTTCCTTGGATTTAAGTCAAAGAATAAGTTTCCCCTCTTTGCACCGGAGGTTGGGATATTGGCCCAGCAACAGGAGGTAGAAATGGCCTTGTGCTGACACAGATGGAAGTCAATGCTTTGGGGGCATATGGAAGATGTCTAGCCTGACTCTTCAGGGAGACTCTTAGAGTTTCAGCATCTTAGTCTTTTAGAAACTtagaatcaaagaaacaaaatgttAGACTCATAGACTTTTGGAATCTGAGAATTTTAGGCATCTTAGTCTCTTAGAATCCTAAGTACTTACAAAAAGTATTATTGATCTTTTTTATTACTATTGAATTCATTTCCAAGGAGCCATCCACTGTAACATAAAGCAGAGCCTTTAGCAAAACTGATACATTAACCCAGTCTAACAGAGTGCCCAAAGTTCCAATCCATTTACCTAAAGCTCAGAGCTAAGAGTGTCATGTGattatttgataaactccaatggctccttaCTAACCATTAAAGACCTCCTCATTCCTCAATCAACAagaatatattaagtgcttacattTCATGTGCCAGACGCTGTGTTAAATGTTAGGGGtataaagaaaagttaaagacAGTCTGATTTTGAGCAAAAGACTTTGAACATAACCTAAAGGAGCAATATGCAAATAGTCATATACAAACAAGACATACactggataaattggaaataagcaACAGGTAAGGCGTGAGAAttaagaaggagaaggagaagcttCCTATAAAAGGAATGATTTTTGAAGCTTacttgagatttgaaggaagacaGGAGCCAGGAGGAGAGATGAGAAGGAGGAGCATTCCGTGTATGTGGTACAGTCAGGAAAAATGCCCAGAGTTGAGAAATGGAAGATTTTATTCAAGGAACAAAAAGGAGGCTGATGTCAATGTACTACAGGGTAAGATATAAGGAGATTAGAAAGGTGTGCAAGAGGGGgtagattatgaaaggctttaaacaCCAAACAGA
This sequence is a window from Sminthopsis crassicaudata isolate SCR6 chromosome 1, ASM4859323v1, whole genome shotgun sequence. Protein-coding genes within it:
- the FUT6 gene encoding 4-galactosyl-N-acetylglucosaminide 3-alpha-L-fucosyltransferase FUT6 produces the protein MKAENASSFKKKYFYFQLFLFLLLQLLFTLSLLSYWYLLPQSMQNHCPPKQVAPLVTPTFTILLWTWPFNELVSIQGLRCLGPWAREANCQITLNRTWYERAHAVIIHHREVSPMPSEQLPPEPRPAGQRWIWFSLESPSHLDNLAAMDGLFNLTMTYRTDSDIFTPYGWLRPRQEQKNDSLTQPPFPKTKLVAWVVSNWNEDSTRVKYFRSLQPYLPVDVYGRYHLPLPVENQQRVLSMYKFYLAFENSQHQDYITEKLWQNALKSWAVPVVHGPPRHNYERFLPPDAFIHVNDFKNPQELATYLMKLDADEKHYLSYFQWRKHLEVVTRTGWYQEFCKACRILLEPPTYRTLPMLSKWFS